The Ranitomeya variabilis isolate aRanVar5 chromosome 7, aRanVar5.hap1, whole genome shotgun sequence genome includes a window with the following:
- the LOC143785284 gene encoding sulfotransferase 1B1-like: MCCCRPGSAPFSPLHTLCDVAGFVPYISPGCGAVRAEPGPEATAELRMETYDTSQEYSDFLSAVPEGTFYRFPLIPVHGVPLMKPIATSWERIEKFQARPDDLLIATYPKAGTTWMQEIIDSIMNKGEVEKTKRAPTHVRSPFLEICSPPPVPSGIDLLEVTPSPRLVKTHLPYELVPESFWKEKCKTIYVARNAKDNAVSYYFFDVMNKTQPEPGTWEEYVQKFLKGDVAWGSWFDHVLGWWKAREKHDILYMFYEDMKEDPKREIRKVMKFLGKKLSEESVEKIYKHTSFSAMKENPMANYSSLPDNVLDQSLSPFMRKGEVGDWMNHFTISQNKIFDEEYQRKMKGSNLKFRSNI; this comes from the exons ATGTGTTGTTGCCGCCCCGGCTCTGCCCCGTTTTCGCCTCTTCACACCCTCTGTGACGTAGCCGGTTTTGTCCCTTATATTTCTCCGGGATGCGGTGCGGTGAGAGCGGAGCCGGGGCCGGAGGCGACTGCAGAGCTCAGGATGGAGACGTAT GACACCTCTCAAGAATACTCCGACTTCCTCTCCGCGGTCCCAGAGGGCACGTTCTACAGGTTCCCCCTCATCCCGGTTCATGGTGTTCCCCTGATGAAGCCGATTGCGACATCCTGGGAGAGAATAGAAAAGTTCCAGGCGAGGCCGGATGACCTCCTGATCGCCACTTACCCCAAAGCAG GGACCACATGGATGCAGGAGATCATCGACTCCATAATGAACAAGGGAGAAGTGGAGAAAACCAAGCGTGCCCCCACACACGTGCGTTCGCCCTTCCTGGAGATCTGCTCCCCCCCTCCGGTGCCATCAG GGATTGACCTGCTGGAGGTGACGCCGTCCCCGCGGCTGGTGAAGACCCATCTACCCTACGAACTGGTGCCAGAGTCCTTCTGGAAGGAGAAGTGTAAG ACGATTTACGTTGCCCGTAACGCCAAAGACAACGCGGTGTCTTATTACTTCTTTGATGTGATGAACAAGACGCAGCCGGAGCCCGGAACGTGGGAAGAATACGTGCAAAAATTTCTGAAGGGCGACG TGGCCTGGGGGAGCTGGTTCGACCATGTCCTTGGCTGGTGGAAAGCCAGAGAGAAGCATGACATCCTGTACATGTTCTATGAAGACATGAAGGAG GACCCCAAACGTGAGATCAGAAAAGTCATGAAGTTCTTAGGGAAGAAACTATCGGAAGAGTCCGTGGAGAAGATCTACAAACACACGTCATTTAGCGCCATGAAAGAGAATCCGATGGCCAACTACAGCAGCCTCCCCGATAACGTGCTGGACCAGTCTCTGTCCCCCTTCATGAGGAAAG GGGAAGTTGGCGATTGGATGAATCACTTCACTATATCTCAGAATAAGATATTTGATGAGGAATATCAGAGGAAGATGAAGGGATCCAACCTGAAGTTTCGCAGCAACATCTGA